The Engystomops pustulosus chromosome 1, aEngPut4.maternal, whole genome shotgun sequence genome has a window encoding:
- the TAL2 gene encoding T-cell acute lymphocytic leukemia protein 2, whose protein sequence is MTRKIFTNTRERWRQQNVNSAFAELRKLIPTHPPDKKLSKNETLRLAMRYINFLINILGDQAITKAGAASQTTILGIFEPEPQLSSIQEWTMMDHCSDSSPGTSSDTQDCWSLDHSP, encoded by the coding sequence ATGACCCGCAAAATCTTTACTAACACAAGAGAACGATGGAGGCAGCAGAATGTCAATAGTGCTTTTGCTGAGCTGAGGAAACTCATACCCACCCACCCACCGGACAAGAAATTAAGTAAAAATGAAACTTTGCGACTGGCTATGAGATATATCAATTTCCTTATTAATATACTTGGAGACCAGGCTATAACAAAAGCTGGAGCAGCATCACAAACAACTATTTTAGGCATCTTTGAACCTGAGCCGCAACTGTCAAGTATACAAGAATGGACTATGATGGACCACTGCAGTGACTCTTCTCCTGGAACAAGCAGTGATACACAGGACTGCTGGTCCTTAGACCACTCTCCATAG